Proteins encoded within one genomic window of Amycolatopsis sp. 2-15:
- a CDS encoding transposase — MLSVVSRFELLSDEQWVLIEDLLPVRTGKRGRPFSDARAMVEGIIYRYRCGIAWRDVPAVFGPWQTIWTWHRRMAGDGTWDTVLQRLLTAADAAGMVDWAVSVDSTIARAHQHATNIRRVTGGWVELHGSARRAA, encoded by the coding sequence ATGCTGTCGGTCGTGTCGCGGTTTGAGTTGCTGTCGGATGAGCAGTGGGTGTTGATCGAGGATCTGTTGCCGGTGCGTACCGGTAAGCGGGGTCGTCCGTTTTCGGACGCGCGGGCGATGGTGGAAGGGATCATCTACCGGTATCGGTGCGGGATCGCGTGGCGGGATGTGCCGGCGGTGTTCGGTCCGTGGCAGACGATCTGGACCTGGCACCGTCGCATGGCCGGTGACGGCACGTGGGACACCGTGTTGCAGCGGCTGCTGACCGCTGCGGATGCGGCCGGGATGGTGGATTGGGCGGTGTCGGTGGATTCCACGATCGCGCGGGCGCATCAGCACGCCACCAACATCAGGCGTGTCACAGGGGGCTGGGTCGAACTACACGGATCTGCTCGCCGAGCCGCCTGA
- a CDS encoding IS5 family transposase, translating to MSQGAGSNYTDLLAEPPDHAIGRSRGGWSTKVHHLVDGNGRPLVTLVGPGQAGDAPMFPHLMRHLRIRRAGRGRARTRPDRVRGDKAYSSRAIRGHLRTRGITAVIPEPADQVGHRTRRGSRGGRPPAFDVLDYRGRNVVERGFNLLKQWRGLATRFDKLAIVYRSAVLLHAVITWTKALSDVL from the coding sequence GTGTCACAGGGGGCTGGGTCGAACTACACGGATCTGCTCGCCGAGCCGCCTGATCATGCGATCGGCCGCTCGCGCGGCGGCTGGAGCACGAAGGTCCACCACCTCGTCGACGGGAACGGCCGACCACTGGTGACGTTGGTCGGTCCCGGTCAGGCCGGCGACGCACCGATGTTTCCGCACCTGATGCGGCACCTGCGGATCCGTCGGGCTGGGCGTGGTCGGGCACGTACTCGTCCCGACCGGGTCCGGGGCGACAAGGCCTACTCCTCGCGAGCGATCCGCGGGCACTTGCGCACCCGCGGCATCACCGCCGTCATCCCCGAACCTGCCGATCAGGTCGGGCACCGCACACGCCGGGGTTCACGCGGCGGCCGCCCACCAGCGTTCGATGTCCTCGACTACCGCGGCCGCAACGTCGTCGAGCGCGGCTTCAACCTGCTCAAACAATGGCGTGGCTTGGCCACCCGCTTCGACAAGCTGGCCATCGTCTACCGCTCCGCCGTACTCCTCCACGCCGTGATCACCTGGACCAAGGCTTTGTCAGACGTGCTCTAG
- a CDS encoding DUF6885 family protein, with protein sequence MAELSAVHWLPGAARLIAEARAELPQKDGLSAAFAALAVLRAAGCAVADQDEVAVAAGTVRAPGGPPAGAENRADFRLPVPCDAATAGTEPEALAAAVEALSDKRLRVVPATGEWSPQALVDLLVALWDLPRVAVLARLDPAELGSPDTPERALLDYLHTGVPPLWTNRWRPPGHHHVLVAGVRIGAEGTLLSVVDTYAALGDNGIHDQPVEWVTAALAGSGVLLLVADAARAGELAEAVAGAGLRPGFA encoded by the coding sequence GTGGCCGAGCTCTCCGCCGTGCACTGGCTGCCCGGCGCCGCGCGGCTCATCGCCGAAGCGCGCGCCGAGCTGCCGCAGAAAGACGGGCTCTCGGCTGCCTTCGCGGCGCTGGCCGTGCTGCGGGCGGCCGGCTGCGCCGTGGCGGACCAGGACGAGGTCGCCGTGGCCGCCGGCACCGTCCGTGCGCCGGGCGGACCACCGGCCGGGGCGGAGAACCGTGCCGACTTCCGGCTGCCCGTCCCGTGCGACGCCGCGACGGCGGGTACTGAGCCGGAGGCACTGGCCGCGGCCGTGGAAGCGTTGTCGGACAAGCGGTTGCGGGTTGTCCCGGCGACGGGGGAGTGGTCCCCCCAGGCGCTGGTCGACCTGCTGGTGGCGCTGTGGGACCTGCCGCGCGTGGCGGTGCTCGCGCGCCTGGACCCGGCCGAGCTGGGCTCGCCCGACACCCCGGAACGCGCGCTGCTCGACTACCTCCACACCGGCGTCCCTCCCTTGTGGACGAACCGGTGGCGCCCGCCGGGCCACCACCACGTGCTGGTGGCCGGCGTGCGGATCGGCGCCGAAGGCACGCTTCTGTCCGTTGTGGACACCTACGCCGCCTTGGGGGACAACGGGATCCACGACCAGCCGGTGGAATGGGTCACGGCCGCGCTGGCCGGATCGGGCGTGCTGCTGCTCGTCGCGGACGCGGCCCGCGCCGGTGAGCTCGCCGAAGCGGTCGCCGGCGCGGGCCTGCGGCCCGGCTTCGCCTAG
- a CDS encoding glutamine synthetase family protein gives MTKAAAAVAKDLALSGVRGVHLSWADNNGIPRSRVVPIHGLAGAAARGVGATSLFAVFDSHDAITYGHAGLATPSGDIRLVPVLDRLRRLAGQPALAWAPARQVAADGSPWPYCQRSVLERQVAEAGRRGLEFRAGYELEFAVAPAGSTDVVAAPGHPGPAYSPHALVGLDGFVAALLHDFAANGLEIGQLHAEYGVAQLELSLAATDPVSAADDQLLARQTIHAAAHAHGLAVSFAPLVSLAAAGNGWHLHTSVRRRGRNLLAGEGSPVDLAGEGAAYLGGLLRDLPALTAVTAPSVPSTLRLRPGYFAGAYAFWGVENREAPLRYVPGSALLGPDHANVELKTSDASANPYLALAVVLAAGMAGIEDGAPLPEPIAEDPGGWTAGERETRGVLPLPATPADQAAALLASPRVSGALGDELLGAFRAVRASDAAWAADRTPEEIVAAHAWRY, from the coding sequence ATGACCAAGGCGGCGGCGGCAGTCGCGAAGGACCTGGCCTTGTCCGGGGTGCGCGGGGTCCACCTCTCCTGGGCCGACAACAACGGCATCCCGCGCTCGCGCGTCGTGCCCATCCACGGCCTCGCGGGCGCTGCAGCCCGCGGCGTGGGCGCGACTTCGCTGTTCGCCGTGTTCGACAGCCACGACGCCATCACCTACGGCCACGCGGGCCTGGCGACGCCGTCGGGCGACATCCGGCTCGTTCCGGTGCTGGACCGCCTGCGCCGCCTCGCCGGCCAGCCCGCGCTCGCCTGGGCGCCCGCGCGGCAGGTCGCCGCCGACGGCTCGCCCTGGCCGTACTGCCAACGCTCGGTGCTGGAGCGCCAGGTCGCGGAGGCGGGCCGGCGCGGGCTGGAGTTCCGGGCCGGCTACGAGCTCGAGTTCGCCGTGGCACCCGCCGGCAGCACCGACGTCGTCGCGGCTCCCGGGCACCCCGGTCCTGCCTACAGCCCGCACGCGCTCGTCGGCCTCGACGGGTTCGTCGCCGCCCTGCTGCACGACTTCGCCGCCAACGGCCTGGAGATCGGCCAGCTGCACGCCGAGTACGGCGTGGCCCAGCTGGAGCTGTCGCTGGCGGCCACCGACCCCGTATCGGCCGCCGACGACCAGCTCCTGGCCCGCCAGACCATCCACGCCGCCGCGCACGCCCACGGACTCGCCGTGAGCTTCGCGCCGCTGGTCAGCCTCGCGGCCGCCGGCAACGGCTGGCACCTGCACACCTCCGTGCGCCGCCGCGGCCGCAACCTGCTCGCGGGCGAGGGCAGTCCCGTCGATCTCGCCGGTGAGGGCGCGGCCTACCTCGGCGGCCTGCTGCGCGACCTGCCCGCCCTGACGGCCGTCACGGCCCCGAGCGTGCCCTCGACACTGCGGCTGCGCCCGGGCTACTTCGCCGGCGCGTACGCGTTCTGGGGCGTGGAGAACCGCGAAGCGCCCCTGCGCTACGTGCCGGGCTCGGCCCTGCTCGGCCCGGACCACGCGAACGTCGAGCTCAAGACCTCCGACGCGTCCGCCAACCCGTACCTCGCGCTGGCGGTCGTGCTGGCCGCCGGGATGGCCGGCATCGAGGACGGCGCGCCGCTGCCCGAACCGATCGCCGAGGACCCGGGCGGCTGGACGGCGGGCGAGCGGGAGACCCGCGGCGTCCTGCCGCTGCCCGCGACTCCCGCCGACCAGGCCGCGGCGCTGCTCGCGTCGCCCCGCGTGTCCGGCGCCCTCGGCGACGAGCTGCTGGGCGCCTTCCGCGCGGTCCGCGCGTCCGACGCGGCGTGGGCAGCGGACCGCACGCCGGAGGAAATCGTCGCGGCCCACGCTTGGCGGTACTGA
- a CDS encoding EamA family transporter, giving the protein MYAGAAIAVGLFGHASPAGVAWLRCLGAAVVLLAWRRPARAAWRGRRFLLAAAFGVVTAVMNVAFYEAIARLPLGTVVALEFAGPVVVAAVGPRTRRDLGTLALVAVGVVAIADVRLEGSAPGVVFALAAAAAWAGYIVLGKRVAVAGDGVDSLAVGFAVATVVLSPLALGTGEVWSSPRMLLLGIGVGVLSTVVPYVLDQFVLRRVGQAGFAVLLALLPVTAGVTGYALLAQVPSLPEALGTLAVVAGVALRRRDEPEPAFADASPEPRY; this is encoded by the coding sequence ATGTATGCCGGGGCGGCCATCGCGGTCGGGCTTTTCGGGCACGCCTCCCCCGCGGGGGTGGCGTGGCTGCGCTGCCTGGGCGCCGCCGTGGTGCTGCTCGCCTGGCGCCGGCCCGCCCGCGCCGCGTGGCGGGGACGGCGGTTCCTGCTCGCCGCCGCGTTCGGCGTGGTCACCGCGGTCATGAACGTGGCCTTCTACGAGGCCATCGCCCGGCTCCCGCTCGGCACGGTCGTGGCGCTGGAGTTCGCCGGGCCCGTGGTCGTGGCGGCCGTGGGGCCGCGTACGCGCCGCGACCTCGGCACGCTGGCACTGGTGGCCGTCGGTGTCGTCGCGATCGCGGACGTGCGGCTGGAGGGCAGCGCGCCGGGCGTCGTGTTCGCCCTGGCCGCCGCGGCCGCGTGGGCCGGGTACATCGTGCTCGGCAAGCGCGTCGCGGTGGCCGGCGACGGCGTGGACAGCCTCGCGGTGGGCTTCGCCGTGGCCACGGTCGTGCTCTCGCCGCTGGCGCTCGGCACGGGTGAGGTGTGGTCTTCGCCACGTATGCTGCTGCTCGGCATCGGCGTGGGCGTGCTGTCGACGGTGGTGCCCTACGTGCTCGACCAGTTCGTGCTGCGGCGCGTGGGCCAGGCCGGGTTCGCGGTGCTGCTGGCGCTGCTCCCGGTCACGGCCGGCGTCACGGGCTACGCGCTGCTCGCGCAGGTGCCGAGCCTGCCGGAGGCGCTGGGCACGCTCGCGGTGGTCGCCGGGGTCGCGCTGCGCCGCAGGGACGAGCCCGAGCCGGCATTCGCCGATGCCTCGCCCGAGCCGCGATACTGA
- a CDS encoding DUF7455 domain-containing protein — MTSPTLTRPELTAVDRCDRCGAAAQVRAVLSSGGELLFCGHHAREHEAKLKELAAEIQK, encoded by the coding sequence ATGACATCACCCACGCTCACCCGCCCCGAATTGACCGCTGTCGACCGATGCGACCGGTGCGGGGCTGCGGCTCAGGTACGCGCCGTCCTCAGCTCCGGAGGTGAGCTGCTCTTCTGCGGGCACCACGCCCGTGAGCACGAGGCCAAGCTCAAGGAACTGGCCGCGGAGATCCAGAAGTAA